A window of the Zeugodacus cucurbitae isolate PBARC_wt_2022May chromosome 2, idZeuCucr1.2, whole genome shotgun sequence genome harbors these coding sequences:
- the LOC105209163 gene encoding uncharacterized protein LOC105209163: protein MEADFNAFAESLSATSDEEDDFSTAEDSSDDSDGASSGPWQQQMSKQLCGAKNTINTNNNPKNLVHKIYNRERTDNFAGKTRTAHAPQRAFDQVPNRLRFCLKDIVPKCFLQGHMFMGLSACGQFLLSYKVCCNDNMMTNHYSFGYGYKYTLYFWVYQPHKPLRSFFKCCLFDDHGVDNLKKVTMTQWKCSDPRILIVHGAAENEHEDSYITYVKVPKLGCLDCKKLRDNEDSTYFRWHMLCLKCNLTIHTKYSSSESDPKFEPHINLICPERVLIVSNGFMHMMHIEVLPAVSTTNTQPPPQQQHHLLSSSRSTPCHESSAMSTSSMERRLLPLTADEQASCDNHNNVIARIIADFSDIETDSTHSSETPIRASQSEASLTSPGSAVTFISRKTYDEVIFTCSGSASPNAGAASSGNNASNGNKMVESTASATTTGHNSSPGGGSTARFSLINHRGRRHHRIVTKSFRNGVTTIDLQTTTPNSTATPASATMADRLNAYEFTEDNEKCEKISTLRKRRLADKKYEFSEDNSENIVPFTKIRSASKNLTMSHYTTSYGSNSARTLHRSATATAAATGSHHFYNSPCASPSSSPRPSHASPSNCNDARHCTPPPMHRASPITSLQQGFRSPPCSSPVAGGHIRSPSRHVTPAHIYGSISPPQTISTATQQMLSFKPLGTLSPLQVSLAKRHLDLSGAMSPNANAPFLSPRREENRVVELPLQTNTTAEKPLCTKKFKRRFVEEDDAASVITSEEDDCISPGYHTSLPVEVHGSCYSEMQMISQATYQQLNCPSVVITQHSFDLETFTYYTISALCQKNEKTYDVFYDWACELIKVCPLSQTIICLLMAQFSARDQLPTSPTNCLNCSLKLDCVYHRRQFECRILFTWNMENGEWEVLDYGELHEYKQSDILSPIKRCGRIPITLSQTAKKLASELTGSLCKIEQNYACNLRVLDSNIKKSKLSVADHDNAIELCLKRPRGSNGNDQA, encoded by the exons ATGGAAGCCGATTTCAATGCTTTCGCTGAATCTTTATCAGCAACATCTGAtgaagaagatgatttttctaCAGCTGAAGATAGTTCAGACGATTCGGATGGCGCTAGTAGTGGGCCATGGCAGCAGCAAATGAGCAAACAGTTGTGTGGCGCAAAAAATACGATTAATACAAATAACAATCCTAAAAATTTGGTGCATAAAATATACAATAGAGAG CGTACTGACAATTTTGCGGGTAAAACTCGAACTGCTCATGCCCCACAACGCGCTTTCGATCAAGTGCCAAATAGATTAAGATTTTGTCTCAAGGATATTGTGCCGAAATGCTTCCTACAAGG TCACATGTTTATGGGTCTAAGCGCTTGTGGCCAATTCCTCCTTAGCTATAAAGTATGCTGCAATGACAATATGATGACCAACCACTATTCCTTTGGTTATGGCTATAAATATAC CTTGTACTTTTGGGTCTACCAACCGCACAAACCACTACGCAGTTTCTTCAAGTGCTGCCTTTTTGACGATCATGGTGTTGACAATCTGAAGAAAGTAACGATGACTCAGTGGAAGTGTTCCGATCCTCGCATACTCATTGTACATGGCGCAGCTGAAAATGAGCATGAGGATTCATATATAACCTATGTTAAAGTTCCTAAACTCGGTTGTTTAGATTGTAAGAAACTCCGAGACAATGAGGATAGTACAT aCTTTCGTTGGCATATGCTGTGCTTAAAGTGCAACCTCACCATACACACAAAGTATTCTTCCTCAGAATCCGATCCAAAATTCGAGCCACACATAAACCTCATATGTCCCGAACGTGTTTTAATTGTATCCAATGGTTTTATGCATATGATGCATATTGAAGTGTTGCCTGCCGTAAGCACAACCAATACTCAGCCgccaccacaacaacagcaccatTTGTTATCATCTAGTCGTAGTACGCCGTGCCATGAATCATCAGCTATGAGCACATCGAGCATGGAGCGCCGTCTGCTGCCGCTTACTGCCGACGAACAAGCCAGTTGTGATAACCATAATAACGTTATCGCACGTATTATTGCCGACTTTAGTGatatcgaaacggattcaacgCATTCCAGCGAAACACCGATACGTGCTTCACAAAGTGAGGCGTCACTCACCTCACCGGGTTCGGCTGTGACATTTATTTCGCGTAAAACTTATGATGAAGTGATTTTCACCTGCAGTGGCAGCGCCTCACCCAATGCGGGTGCCGCTTCGAGCGGCAATAATGCGAGCAATGGCAATAAAATGGTTGAATCCACAGCCAGCGCCACAACGACAGGTCATAATAGCAGCCCTGGTGGCGGTAGCACAGCGCGTTTTAGTTTAATTAATCACCGCGGTCGGCGTCATCATCGTATCGTTACAAAATCCTTTCGCAATGGCGTCACAACCATCGATCTGCAGACAACAACTCCCAACTCCACCGCGACTCCAGCTTCGGCTACAATGGCTGATCGGCTGAACGCTTATGAATTTACCGAGGATAATGAGAAGTGTGAGAAGATCTCTACGCTGCGCAAGCGTCGCCTAGCCGataagaaatatgaattttccgAAGACAACTCTGAGAATATTGTGCCGTTTACGAAAATACGTTCGGCCAGCAAAAATCTCACCATGTCGCATTACACCACCTCGTATGGCAGCAATAGCGCGCGTACGTTGCACCGTTCGGCCACTGCAACCGCCGCTGCCACCGGTTCACATCATTTCTACAATTCGCCATGCGCATCGCCATCATCATCGCCCCGTCCATCGCACGCATCGCCATCGAATTGCAACGATGCGCGTCACTGCACACCACCGCCCATGCATCGCGCTTCGCCCATAACTTCGCTGCAGCAAGGCTTTCGCTCGCCGCCCTGCAGTTCACCCGTTGCTGGCGGACACATACGTTCACCCAGCCGTCACGTGACGCCAGCACACATTTACGGCTCCATCTCGCCACCGCAAACCATTTCCACAGCCACACAGCAAATGTTGAGCTTTAAGCCATTGGGCACGCTATCGCCTCTACAAGTGTCGCTGGCCAAGCGTCATTTGGATTTGAGCGGCGCCATGTCACCGAATGCCAATGCGCCATTCCTATCGCCACGACGCGAAGAAAATCGTGTGGTGGAGCTGCCATTGCAGACAAACACCACGGCGGAGAAACCGCTGTGCACGAAAAAGTTCAAGCGACGCTTTGTGGAGGAAGATGACGCCGCCTCGGTCATAACCAGTGAAGAGG ACGACTGCATATCCCCGGGCTACCACACTTCGCTGCCCGTTGAGGTGCATGGCTCGTGCTATTCGGAAATGCAAATGATTTCTCAGGCCACTTACCAGCAACTCAATTGTCCCAGTGTGGTGATAACGCAACACTCTTTCGATTTGGAGACCTTCACCTACTACACAATAAGCGCTTTGTGCCAGAAGAACGAGAAGACCTACGATGTATTCTACGACTGGGCGTGTGAACTGATAAAG GTTTGTCCGCTAAGCCAGACAATCATTTGCCTGTTGATGGCACAGTTTTCGGCGCGCGATCAGCTGCCAACCTCGCCCACAAATTGCCTCAACTGCTCGTTGAAATTGGACTGTGTTTATCATCGGCGGCAATTTGAATGTCGCATACTCTTCACCTGGAACATGGAGAACGGTGAGTGGGAGGTGTTGGACTATGGTGAATTGCACGAGTATAAACAGTCTGACATATTGAGTCCGATCAAACGTTGTGGCCGCATACCGATTACATTGTCGCAGACAGCGAAAAAGCTGGCTAGCGAACTGACCGGCAGTCTGTGTAAAATCGAACAAAACTATGCGTGTAACCTGCGTGTGCTCGACTCGAATATAAAGAAGTCCAAATTGAGTGTGGCCGATCATGATAATGCCATTGAGTTGTGCTTGAAGCGACCACGCGGCAGCAATGGCAATGATCAAGCTTAG
- the Pxt_2 gene encoding uncharacterized protein Pxt_2: MHFSTSTLLPPHRRDACRPCERQVKIFIIFLIGGLTTLCHIGNVTAAASTKTKHATASFTASNETIVYTPTTIIADYSNNNSSLCGKNGFSVELPKPLLLLDNRKQTANTLAVEASSAALVERQQRAYSNRPTLMDVALQASAREGLNAMTELYGKIVPDILRNGHVLQENHPAALLSKFSESVSETLEQEMAAYATISATKAFRNNYKYFNELARQAHTSKISLRHTALEGLCPPRDPPTCMPASARYRTHDGTCNSRRRPRWGASQMPFNRFLPPEYGDGVDSIRMSVEGGPLASSRFVSLLVHGARDGDAAVTLMTAQWGQLLDHDMTSTAQPRSINGSVPSCCGNTDFHPSCFPIKVPLDDPWLAPLKVRCLEFLRSAPAQRRDCILSWREQTNQATSYIDASPIYSNSAKSSDNARVFRNGMLVYGRGNPAEDVCQRGAIATQCIRAGDGRSGEQPGLLALHHVWVGEHNRIALELSEMNLHWSDEKIYQETRRIVGAMFQHITYREFLPIVLGREVCRLFDLELLSTGYYQGYDPKTNPTVANSFAAAAFRFGHSLVQNSYMRCDRFHNFMRNNVSLHEEFQRGDIGSPGSLHRLLRGLVNQRALKRDEFITPELTNHLFQTPGFPFGLDLAAINIQRGRDHGVPPYTSWRVPCGLTPINSWEDFANVVGPQSAQRISHAYRSVHDIDLFVGGIAERPVVGGLVGPTFACIIAQQFSNSRKGDRFWYENGGLENSFTPAQLQSIRRVSLAQVLCRAVGGGTMQPHALLPPEVEGNERQVCGTGTLSALDLSPWIEQDPFATSPTTQAQEPDRVFEIITTDKIRESFPGSVQVVKENKAGFPNRVRPVDNKNSANGFVTEIKVPGEIIHISDKLDIRQKVTAAKRPIVTAKPIKGVNNKIDKNPTKITLNIRGVNVRRPQGNRHTNLVVNKIPIELRSATEDETGRNTAVKTNSTKSTNSQTTTESMTEKKVEARIDDTEHEMQIELNEPLDTDKHIDLSKDALNNTDFEETQTSKTLHKDDTTDDLLSTLEQSSSDTKDNTANDNARQSKLELESGDEALSFITETTSIKDIISEETLDAKVQTPDERKDGDSEASQSVKEFTLITAALRNAEAKIDAKDVEDLQEKLNTGSNIAESKTEEKMLVPDRDTETDIVPTNNDVPTDGNDKTAVPHTLLSDDVENEATVLTDDDFTQHAKTLAIETQTDKDKEDSTQTTTANLLLTKSARSTVELDDVTVHDGSDDQLNNFTDQTSNDSEPHTADLNPMERLQENAELTRLRRRGPQENRKLIVVKVPNRNNETKTRYQPKTTKSANYRKTTNVIPLTNLTTRSTSRQVELRQYQTQPTFYTRPQKVVVNGPNSDQYEIEINIRQTNKQSSSALPLTTAASPYKPFHYDKYSPSYVGTYYSSTIPPHAFYPHTPTVSANVVQTRRTKPPTVIYINEHEDRYTTTTRAPGLFQNILSFATSGFGNNNKPQQNQQQQSSHSTTGQKEHANYGASVSNVYENNQIYGPNADTSSLPHYGPRPTNQNALSAFPAVPSAASLSQVGGVTNNGLVQASSSAISTGNFGTIIGVAQANGADSTFSFNIRPKPSGVVQSQLPLPPNQIDGGSYGLLPSRNPPFNQVSNTGFLSSQHSVPSQSGQTHFGNTHQESANSPFSSAHKRPQHGTYDYYSHIQNLPLQQKTNVEHTFTIKDYDEIAISRTLEPILTNNTTNDENDIDDDDDDYDYGDDDLGLSDKFDQDGYIRPEHMIQAMIKSKENELRNLTANKNCSTKILDDNYVLPVLNTTLDTLSEEYAPKLLEQSIETTTTEQTTTTTTESVTNFPDVVGKHLNNDILAEDYDDETTEALITTKTTVLQTLTNAPQIAKKTETETRNAKPILAERIAFAPIKILTKLERPDNWIIYDSPKNYPSLPELPVMNEDTSAPTDEIPMPIRGLAGIWQKKMQAQKDRNRVQFGPTEAAQAVESTLQAQTEVFTTVAPVNTV; this comes from the exons ATGCACTTTTCCACTTCAACACTTCTTCCGCCTCACCGTCGCGACGCATGCAGGCCTTGTGAACGGCAAGTcaagatttttataattttcctcaTTGGTGGATTAACAACATTGTGCCATATTGGGAATGTGACAGCGGCAgctagtacaaaaacaaaacacgcaACAGCTTCATTCACAGCCAGCAATGAGACTATAGTctacacaccaacaacaattattgccgattatagcaacaacaacagcagtttaTGTGGCAAAAATGGTTTTAGTGTAGAATTACCAaaacctttgttgttgttggacaaCAGGAAGCAAACAGCTAATACATTGGCGGTTGAAGCATCGTCAGCTGCATTGGTAGAGCGTCAACAACGCGCTTACTCCAATCGACCGACGCTAATGGATGTCGCGTTGCAGGCGTCGGCACGCGAGGGGCTCAATGCGATGACTGAATTGTATGGGAAAATTGTGCCGGATATACTACGCAATG GACATGTGCTTCAGGAGAATCATCCAGCTGCATTGCTATCTAAATTTAGCGAGTCTGTAAGTGAAACACTGGAACAGGAAATGGCCGCTTATGCCACCATATCGGCGACGAAAGCTTTTCGCAATAA CTACAAATACTTCAATGAGCTGGCACGTCAGGCGCACACCTCGAAGATTTCACTGCGCCACACCGCGCTGGAAGGACTCTGTCCGCCGCGTGATCCGCCCACCTGCATGCCGGCATCGGCGCGTTATCGCACACACGATGGCACCTGCAACAGTCGGCGGCGTCCGCGTTGGGGTGCGTCGCAAATGCCGTTCAATCGTTTTCTGCCGCCCGAGTATGGCGACGGTGTCGATTCGATACGCATGTCCGTTGAGGGCGGTCCATTGGCCTCATCGCGTTTCGTCAGTCTGCTGGTGCATGGCGCGCGCGATGGTGATGCGGCCGTGACACTGATGACCGCGCAATGGGGACAGCTGCTCGATCATGATATGACCTCGACGGCGCAACCGCG CTCAATCAACGGTTCGGTACCAAGTTGTTGCGGCAACACCGACTTCCATCCATCCTGCTTCCCAATCAAAGTACCGCTAGACGATCCATGGCTGGCGCCACTCAAAGTGCGCTGTTTGGAGTTTCTGCGTTCTGCACCTGCGCAGCGTCGTGACTGCATACTCTCTTGGCGTGAGCAGACCAATCAGGCAACCTCTTATATAGACGCGTCACCCATATATTCGAACAGCGCCAAGTCTTCTGACAATGCGCGTGTCTTTCGCAACGGTATGCTCGTCTATGGGCGCGGCAATCCTGCTGAGGATGTGTGTCAACGCGGTGCGATCGCTACGCAGTGTATACGCGCAGGCGATGGGCGCAGCGGTGAGCAGCCTGGTTTGTTGGCTTTACATCATGTTTGGGTGGGTGAGCATAATCGCATAGCGCTGGAGTTGAGTGAAATGAATTTACATTGGAGCGATGAGAAGATCTATCAGGAGACACGTCGCATAGTGGGCGCCATGTTTCAACACATCACTTACAGGGAGTTTCTGCCAATTGTGCTGGGTCGCGAGGTGTGCAGACTCTTTGATTTAGAACTGTTGAGTACTGGCTATTATCAAGGTTATGATCCGAAGACGAACCCAACGGTCGCTAACTCATTTGCTGCGGCCGCATTTCGCTTTGGTCATTCGTTGGTGCAGAATTCTTATATGCGCTGCGATCGCTTTCACAATTTCATGCGAAACA ATGTTAGTCTGCATGAGGAATTCCAGCGCGGTGACATCGGCTCGCCTGGTTCATTGCATCGCCTGCTACGTGGTTTGGTGAATCAGCGCGCGCTCAAGCGGGATGAGTTCATAACACCTGAGTTGACTAATCATCTCTTTCAAACACCAG GTTTTCCATTCGGTTTGGATTTGGCGGCCATCAATATACAGCGTGGTCGAGATCATGGTGTGCCACCTTATACCTCGTGGCGTGTACCTTGCGGTCTTACGCCCATAAACAGTTGGGAGGACTTTGCTAATGTGGTTGGTCCCCAGTCGGCACAACGCATCAGTCACGCCTATCGCAGTGTACATGACATTGACCTCTTTGTTGGTGGCATTGCCGAACGTCCAGTTGTGGGCGGACTTGTCGGTCCCACATTTGCCTGTATCATCGCACAGCAATTCAGTAATTCACGTAAAGGTGATCGTTTCTGGTACGAGAATGGTGGTCTCGAAAACTCTTTCACGCCTGCACAGTTACAATCAATAAGGCGTGTCTCACTAGCGCAGGTGCTCTGTCGTGCTGTTGGCGGTGGTACAATGCAGCCACATGCGCTGTTACCGCCTGAGGTGGAGGGTAATGAACGCCAAGTTTGTGGTACTGGCACATTGTCGGCGCTCGATTTGAGTCCATGGATCGAACAGGATCCGTTTGCGACCAGTCCGACGACGCAAGCGCAAGAGCCGGATCGcgtatttgaaattataacgaCAGATAAGATAAGAGAAAGCTTTCCTGGTTCTGTTCAAGTAGTGAAAGAGAATAAGGCTGGTTTTCCAAATCGTGTACGACCCGTGGATAATAAGAACTCAGCTAATGGGTTTGTAACCGAAATTAAGGTGCCGGGTGAAATAATACATATTAGCGACAAATTGGACATACGACAAAAAGTGACGGCTGCAAAACGACCGATTGTGACAGCGAAACCAATTAAGGGCGTCAATAATAAGATTGACAAAAATCCGACAAAGATTACACTTAATATACGTGGGGTAAATGTACGACGACCACAGGGTAACCGACACACCAATCTCGTTGTTAACAAAATACCGATCGAACTGCGAAGTGCAACAGAAGACGAGACTGGACGCAACACTGCCGTGAAGACGAATTCAACAAAATCTACAAATTCGCAGACTACAACCGAAAGCATGACCGAAAAAAAGGTGGAAGCACGTATAGACGACACTGAACACGAAATGCAAATAGAGCTGAACGAGCCACTGGACACTGACAAACACATTGACCTCTCCAAAGATGCACTAAATAATACAGATTTTGAAGAAACCCAAACCTCAAAGACTTTGCATAAAGACGACACTACAGACGATCTACTATCAACACTGGAGCAAAGCAGCTCTGATACAAAAGACAACACAGCAAACGACAATGCACGACAATCAAAGCTTGAGCTGGAATCAGGAGACGAAGCACTTAGCTTTATTACAGAAACGACCTCAATTAAAGACATTATTTCCGAGGAAACTCTTGATGCAAAAGTGCAGACTCCCGATGAGAGAAAAGACGGAGATAGTGAGGCTTCACAATCCGTGAAGGAATTTACACTTATTACGGCAGCTCTGCGCAATGCCGAAGCAAAGATAGATGCAAAAGACGTGGAAGACTTACAAGAAAAATTGAATACTGGTAGCAACATCGCCGAATCGAAAACTGAGGAAAAAATGTTAGTACCCGACAGAGATACAGAAACAGACATAGTACCCACTAATAATGACGTACCTACTGATGGGAACGACAAAACTGCAGTACCTCACACTTTATTATCAGACGACGTAGAGAACGAAGCGACAGTTTTAACGGACGATGATTTTACGCAACACGCAAAGACGCTGGCAATCGAAACTCAGACTGATAAAGACAAGGAAGACAGTACGCAGACTACGACAGCTAACTTATTGCTCACAAAATCAGCGCGTTCGACTGTAGAACTAGACGACGTTACTGTACATGACGGAAGTGATGATCAGTTAAACAATTTTACGGACCAAACATCTAATGACAGTGAACCACATACCGCCGACCTTAACCCAATGGAACGTTTGCAGGAAAACGCTGAACTTACACGTTTGAGACGACGCGGACCGCAGGAAAACCGAAAACTGATTGTAGTCAAAGTACCGAACAGAAATAACGAGACTAAAACTAGATATCAACCCAAAACTACAAAAAGTGCGAACTACAGAAAAACAACTAATGTCATACCACTTACAAATTTAACGACACGTTCCACTTCCCGACAGGTAGAACTCAGACAATACCAAACGCAACCGACATTTTACACAAGACCACAGAAGGTGGTAGTCAACGGACCGAACTCAGACCAATACGAAATCGAAATAAACATACGACAAACAAATAAGCAATCATCTTCGGCGCTACCATTAACCACCGCGGCGAGTCCGTACAAGCCATTCCATTATGACAAATACTCACCCAGTTATGTGGGCACCTACTACTCGAGTACTATACCGCCACACGCCTTTTATCCGCACACACCCACCGTTTCGGCAAATGTCGTACAAACACGACGTACCAAACCGCCGACCGTCATTTATATTAACGAACATGAAGACCGTTACACAACGACCACACGCGCGCCTGGACTGTTTCAGAATATTCTGTCATTTGCGACCAGCGGTTTTGGTAACAATAACAAACCACAGCAAAATCAACAGCAACAGAGTTCACACAGTACGACAGGACAAAAAGAGCACGCAAATTACGGAGCTAGTGTCTCGAATGTTTATGAGAACAATCAAATTTATGGACCGAATGCAGATACATCTTCCTTACCGCACTATGGACCGCGACCAACGAACCAAAATGCGTTATCAGCGTTTCCCGCCGTACCATCGGCTGCTAGCCTAAGTCAGGTGGGCGGAGTGACGAATAATGGCCTGGTACAAGCGTCTAGTAGTGCGATCAGCACTGGCAATTTCGGTACCATTATCGGTGTGGCACAAGCGAATGGCGCAGATAGTACTTTTAGTTTCAACATACGACCCAAACCCAGCGGTGTGGTCCAGTCACAATTACCTTTACCGCCAAATCAAATCGATGGCGGTAGTTACGGTCTTTTGCCGTCGCGAAACCCCCCATTTAACCAAGTGTCGAACACGGGATTCTTAAGTTCTCAACATTCCGTGCCTTCCCAAAGTGGACAGACACATTTTGGAAATACGCACCAAGAAAGTGCTAATAGTCCCTTTTCAAGTGCACACAAAAGACCGCAACACGGAACTTATGACTACTACAGTCACATACAGAACTTACCGTTACAGCAGAAAACCAATGTGGAACATACTTTTACTATCAAGGACTATGACGAAATCGCCATTTCACGCACACTCGAACCAATTCTGACGAACAACACGACGAACGATGAAAATGACATTGACGACGATGATGACGACTACGATTATGGGGACGATGATTTGGGTTTGAGCGACAAATTTGATCAAGACGGTTACATAAGACCCGAACATATGATACAAGCAATGATAAAATCGAAGGAGAACGAATTGCGTAACTTGACTGCCAACAAGAACTGTAGCACCAAAATTTTGGACGACAATTACGTATTGCCCGTACTTAATACAACTCTTGACACACTGAGCGAAGAGTATGCACCTAAACTGTTAGAACAAAGTATAGAAACGACAACTACTGAACAAACGACGACTACGACGACAGAAAGTGTTACTAACTTCCCTGATGTGGTGGGTAAACATCTCAATAACGACATTTTGGCCGAAGACTATGACGACGAGACGACCGAAGCTTTAATTACCACGAAAACGACTGTATTACAGACGTTGACGAACGCGCCACAAATTGCAAAGAAGACTGAAACCGAAACCAGGAACGCGAAACCAATTCTAGCCGAACGTATTGCTTTTGCGCCCATTAAGATTTTAACTAAGTTAGAAAG aCCAGACAATTGGATAATTTACGATTCGCCCAAAAATTACCCTTCGCTACCTGAATTGCCAGTCATGAATGAAGACACGTCTGCACCCACAGATGAAATACCGATGCCTATTAGGGGTTTAGCTGGCATTTGGCAGAAAAAGATGCAGGCACAAAAGGACAGGAATAGAGTGCAGTTTGGACCAACTGAGGCGGCGCAAGCTGTCGAGTCCACGTTGCAAGCGCAAACGGAAGTTTTCACAACCGTTGCCCCAGTTAATACTGTTTAA